A genomic window from Punica granatum isolate Tunisia-2019 chromosome 2, ASM765513v2, whole genome shotgun sequence includes:
- the LOC116194946 gene encoding tropinone reductase homolog At5g06060-like, whose amino-acid sequence MAEAAAAGGSRRAGRWSLKGATALVTGGTRGIGRAIVEELAEFGAAVHTCSRNESELRASLKEWEAKGFAVTGSVCDLSSREQRQDLIAKVSSVFNGKLNILINNAGTNLRKPTVEYSGEDYSKIMATNLDSAYHLCQLAYPLLKASGSGSIVFISSVAGLLSIGTGYIYAATKAAVNQITKNLACEWAKDNIRSNCIAPWYIKTSLVERFLGKKEFYDGIISRTPLQRVGEPEEVASLAAYLCLPAASYITGQVISVDGGMTVNGFFPNIKIS is encoded by the exons GGCCGGCGGCAGCAGAAGAGCAGGGAGGTGGTCCCTCAAGGGCGCCACGGCACTAGTCACCGGAGGAACTCGCGGAATCGG GCGAGCAATAGTGGAGGAGCTGGCCGAGTTCGGGGCGGCCGTGCACACTTGCTCGAGGAACGAATCGGAGCTCCGGGCAAGCTTGAAGGAGTGGGAAGCCAAGGGGTTCGCGGTGACTGGCTCCGTCTGCGACCTGTCCTCTCGAGAGCAGAGGCAGGATCTCATTGCCAAAGTCTCGTCTGTTTTCAATGGCAAGCTCAATATCCTT ATAAATAATGCCGGCACGAACTTAAGGAAGCCGACAGTCGAATACAGTGGGGAAGACTACTCGAAGATCATGGCCACGAATCTCGATTCTGCTTACCATCTTTGCCAACTCGCTTACCCTCTTCTGAAAGCATCTGGGTCAGGAAGCATCGTGTTCATCTCCTCTGTTGCTGGGTTGCTGAGCATAGGGACTGGCTATATTTATGCTGCAACTAAAG CTGCGGTCAATCAGATCACGAAGAATCTGGCTTGCGAATGGGCGAAAGACAACATCAGAAGCAACTGTATAGCACCATGGTACATCAAGACCTCACTTGTGGAACGC TTCCTAGGTAAGAAGGAATTTTACGATGGAATAATATCTCGGACCCCGCTTCAGCGAGTTGGAGAGCCTGAGGAAGTTGCTTCTCTGGCAGCCTACCTATGCCTTCCTGCAGCTTCATACATCACAGGTCAGGTCATATCAGTTGATGGAGGGATGACTGTGAACGGGTTCTTCCCAAACATAAAAATAAGCTGA